A stretch of Lathyrus oleraceus cultivar Zhongwan6 chromosome 6, CAAS_Psat_ZW6_1.0, whole genome shotgun sequence DNA encodes these proteins:
- the LOC127098354 gene encoding thioredoxin-like protein YLS8 gives MSYMLPHLHSGWAVDQAILAEEERLVVIRFGHDWDETCMQMDEVLSSVAETIKNFAVIYLVDITEVPDFNTMYELYDPSTVMFFFRNKHIMIDLGTGNNNKINWAMKDKQEFIDIIETVYRGARKGRGLVIAPKDYSTKYRY, from the exons ATGTCGTACATGTTGCCTCACTTGCATTCGGGGTGGGCTGTAGATCAGGCGATCCTTGCGGAGGAAGAGCGTCTCGTTGTCATCCGTTTTGGACACGATTGGGACGAGACTTGTATGCAG ATGGATGAGGTGCTGTCATCGGTTGCAGAGACAATAAAGAACTTTGCCGTGATATACCTTGTGGACATCACAGAAGTGCCTGATTTTAACACTATGTATGAGTTGTACGATCCTTCGACAGTTATGTTCTTCTTTAGGAACAAGCACATCATGATAGACCTTGGAACTGGAAACAACAACAAGATTAATTGGGCTATGAAGGACAAACAAGAGTTCATTGACATCATTGAAACTGTCTACAGAGGTGCAAGGAAGGGGCGTGGTCTTGTCATTGCTCCCAAAGATTACTCCACCAAGTATCGATACTAG